The following proteins are encoded in a genomic region of Brachypodium distachyon strain Bd21 chromosome 1, Brachypodium_distachyon_v3.0, whole genome shotgun sequence:
- the LOC100822510 gene encoding nucleolar protein 56: protein MALHLLFESASGYALFHAHGIDEIGQSVDAVRSSVLDIKRFSKAVKLVGFTPFASAVDALNQCNAISEGIMTDELRNFLELNLPKVKEGKKAKFSVGVVEPKVGSHITEATGIPCQSNEYVQELLRAVRLHFDQFIDQLKPADLEKAQLGLGHSYSRAKVKFNVNRVDNMVIQAIFLLDTLDKDVNSFSMRVREWYGWHFPELVKIVNDNYLYAKLAKFVVNKSDLSEKDIPALADLIGDEDKAKEIVEAAKASMGQDLSPVDLINVQQFAQRVMNLSEYRKNLYEYLVTKMNDIAPNLTSLIGEMVGARLISHAGSLSNLAKCPASTLQILGAEKALFRALKTRGNTPKYGLIFHSSFIGRASTKNKGRMARYLANKCSIASRIDCYSDLSSSIFGQKLREQVEERLDFYDKGVAPRKNLDVMKAAIEGMTSAVSENGDDKENGDASVKKSKKKKSKTEAMDVDNGAAEAEPETEKKKKKKKHKLEDVEMAEQEETPKKKKKNRDVSEDAEPKTGGTEGKKKKKKKSKTDEDE from the exons ATGGCGCTCCACCTGCTCTTCGAGTCGGCGTCCGGGTACGCGCTCTTCCACGCCCACGGCATCGACGAGATAGGGCAGAGCGTGGACGCCGTCCGCTCCTCCGTGCTGGACATCAAGCGCTTCAGCAAGGCCGTCAAGCTCGTCGGCTTCACCCCCTTCGCCTCCGCCGTCGACGCGCTCAACCAGTGCAACGCCATATCCGAAG GGATCATGACGGACGAGCTGAGGAACTTCCTGGAGCTCAACCTGCCCAAGGTGAAGGAGGGGAAGAAGGCCAAGTTCAGCGTCGGCGTCGTGGAGCCCAAGGTCGGGTCCCACATCACCGAGGCCACCGGGATCCCCTGCCAGTCCAACGAGTACGTGCAGGAACTGCTCCGCGCCGTGCGTCTGCATTTTGATCAGTTCATTGACCAACTCAAG CCCGCTGATCTAGAGAAGGCTCAGCTTGGCCTGGGGCATAGCTACAGCAGAGCAAAGGTTAAGTTCAATGTGAATCGTGTGGATAACATGGTGATTCAAGCGATCTTTCTGTTGGATACACTTGATAAGGATGTCAATTCCTTCTCCATGAGAGTGAG GGAGTGGTATGGATGGCATTTTCCTGAGCTGGTCAAAATCGTGAATGACAACTACCTTTATGCAAAGCTTGCCAAGTTCGTGGTAAACAAATCTGATTTGTCAGAAAAGGACATTCCAGCTTTAGCAGATCTAATTGGCGACGAGGACAAGGCAAAAGAAATTGTTGAAGCAGCAAAGGCATCTATGG GCCAGGATCTGTCGCCAGTTGATTTGATCAATGTCCAACAGTTTGCTCAAAGGGTCATGAATCTGTCTGAGTACCGGAAAAATCTCTATGAGTATCTGGTAACAAAGATGAATGATATTGCACCGAATTTGACATCATTGATTGGTGAAATGGTTGGTGCTCGGCTAATCTCTCATGCCGGCAGTCTTTCAAATCTTGCAAAATGCCCTGCCTCCACTCTCCAGATACTTGGTGCTGAAAAGGCTCTTTTCAG GGCTCTTAAAACACGTGGAAACACACCAAAGTATGGCCTCATATTCCATTCATCTTTTATTGGCCGTGCATCAACTAAGAACAAGGGAAGAATGGCTCGATACCTGGCGAACAAATGTTCCATTGCCTCTCGCATTGACTGCTATTCTG ATTTGAGCAGCTCCATTTTTGGCCAGAAGCTGCGCGAACAAGTTGAGGAGAGACTAGACTTTTATGACAAGGGTGTTGCACCACGTAAGAACCTTGATGTGATGAAAGCTGCTATTGAGGGCATGACAAGCGCAGTCTCAGAGAATGGTGACG acaaagagaatggtgATGCCTCTGTTAAGaaaagcaagaaaaagaagtcTAAAACTGAGGCAATGGATGTTGACAATGGCGCTGCAGAAGCTGAACCTGaaacagagaagaagaagaagaaaaagaagcacaAGCTGGAGGATGTAGAGATGGCAGAACAAGAAGAGACCcccaagaagaaaaagaagaaccgGGATGTTTCTGAGGATGCTGAGCCTAAGACTGGTGGCACTgaagggaagaagaaaaagaagaagaaatccaAAACTGATGAGGACGAGTAG
- the LOC100822822 gene encoding uncharacterized protein LOC100822822 yields the protein MAAADDRAAAAAALKPFEERASDAEARLAKLEALLLKKDGLSSGSETSSSSMKDLQSKLDAVSAECLAEKEKNRKLTIENEKLQYRISHLIRAMKETDSR from the exons ATGGCGGCCGCCGATgaccgcgcggcggcggcggcggccctgaaaCCCTTCGAGGAGAGAGCTTCCGACGCCGAG GCACGGCTTGCAAAGCTGGAAGCTCTGCTGTTGAAGAAAG ATGGTCTGAGCAGCGGATCCGAAACAAGTTCATCTTCCATGAAAGATCTTCAGTCCAAGCTCGACGCGGTCAGTGCAGAATGTCTggcagagaaggagaag AACAGGAAGCTAACCATTGAGAATGAGAAGCTCCAGTACCGTATCTCCCATCTTATCCGGGCAATGAAAGAGACTGATTCGAGATAG
- the LOC100823656 gene encoding E3 ubiquitin-protein ligase AIRP2 codes for MGRSFRDSLKLLEADIQHANSLASEFRREYDGACLQMRMSYCPAAHLFLFLVQWTDCNLAGALGLLRILIYKVYADGTTTMSTHERKASIREFYAVIYPSLGQLQEGINEVEDKKQKAICIERYRRPDEDHKRVISEIDDNIEEECGICMEINGKVVLPTCSHAMCIKCYRDWRSRSQSCPFCRDSLKRVNSADLWIYTDNSDIVDKATVRRENLRRLFMYIDKLPTVIPESVFEVYDSHVK; via the exons atGGGAAGGTCGTTCAGGGACTCGCTCAAGCTGCTCGAGGCCGACATCCAGCACGCCAACTCGCT TGCTTCTGAATTTCGAAGGGAATATGATGGTGCCTGTCTTCAGATGAGAATGTCATACTGTCCAGCTGCacaccttttcctttttcttgtgcAGTGGACTGACTGCAACCTTGCCGGTGCGCTTGGGCTGTTGAGGATTCTCATTTACAAG GTTTATGCTGACGGAACAACTACCATGTCCACTCATGAAAGGAAAGCAAGCATTAGGGAATTCTATG CTGTCATATATCCTTCTCTTGGGCAATTACAAGAAGGAATCAATGAAGTGGAggacaagaaacaaaaggcaaTTTGTATAGAGAGGTATAGAAGACCGGACGAGGATCACAAAAGGGTGATCTCAGAGATTGATGATAATATAGAGGAAGAATGTGGCATATGTATGGAGATAAATGgcaaagttgtccttccgaCTTGTAGCCATGCTATGTGCATTAAATGCTACCGTGACTG GAGATCAAGATCCCAGTCCTGTCCATTCTGCCGCGATAGCCTCAAGAGAGTAAACTCTGCCGACCTCTGGATATACACAGATAACAGTGACATAGTCGACAAAGCGACAGTTCGAAGAGAGAACCTGAGGCGTCTCTTCATGTACATTGATAAGTTACCCACAGTAATCCCTGAATCTGTTTTCGAGGTATATGATTCCCACGTAAAGTGA
- the LOC100823131 gene encoding angio-associated migratory cell protein has translation MSISGEVPGEGSDGEEVFINEEDIIQEIPIDEEDLPDQDDDDEEEDDDGMDGVDDSAYAFHGHTDEVFAAACSPIDASLVVSGGKDDKGFLWRIGSDVDVQELTGHEDTVCTVAFSSDGKLVACGSMDGQINVWNTATQTLQGTLEGSSGSGFEWLKWHPRGHLIIAGSEDCNVWMWNADHNAFLNTFAGHSSTVTCGDFTPDGKVICSGSDDASLRIWDPKSAQSRHVVRGHGYHTQGLTCLAITSDSQSIVSGSMDSSVHIVNINTGQVVGSLVGHTNSVECIGISSRYNWVATGSIDKTLIIWDLAHQSIRSTCEHDEGVTCLAWLGSSRYVASGCIDGVVRIWDSLSGELARTFSGHRDVVQSLTVSADGNSIVSASSDRTARVFDISMFK, from the exons atgagtATCTCAGGCGAGGTCCCCGGCGAAGGCtccgacggcgaggaggtcTTCATCAACGAGGAGGACATCATCCAGGAGATACCCATCGACGAAGAAG ATCTCCCCGACCaagacgacgatgacgaggaagaagacgacgacgggaTGG ATGGGGTCGATGATTCAGCATATGCATTTCATGGGCATACAG ATGAGGTCTTTGCTGCTGCATGTAGTCCTATAGATGCGTCGCTTGTTGTTTCTGGAGGTAAAGATGACAAAGGGTTCCTGTGGAGAATTGGATCAGATGTGGATGTTCAGGAGCTGACTG GACATGAAGATACTGTCTGCACCGTAGCTTTCAGCTCAGATGGGAAATTGGTGGCTTGTGGTAGTATGGATGGACAGATTAATGTATGGAATACAGCTACACAAACTCTTCAGGGAACCCTTGAGGGTTCCTCCGGATCAGGCTTTGAG TGGCTTAAATGGCATCCACGCGGTCACTTGATAATTGCAGGATCAGAAGACTGTAATGTATGGATGTGGAATGCTGACCATAATGCTTTTCTGAATACATTTGCTGGCCATAGTAGCACAGTGACTTGTGGCGATTTTACTCCTGATG gtaaggttaTCTGTAGTGGATCAGATGATGCATCATTGAGGATATGGGACCCCAAAAGTGCACAAAGCAGACATGTTGTTCGAG GTCATGGTTATCATACTCAAGGGTTGACATGTTTAGCTATTACTTCGGACTCCCAATCAATTGTTAGTGGCTCAATGGATAGTTCCGTGCACATTGTGAATATAAACACAGGCCAG GTTGTCGGTTCATTAGTTGGCCACACGAACTCTGTCGAATGCATTGGCATCTCATCTAG GTACAACTGGGTGGCTACAGGAAGCATCGATAAAACTCTCATCATCTGGGACCTTGCTCATCAATCAATTCGGTCCACTTGTGAGCATGAT GAGGGTGTGACATGCCTGGCATGGTTGGGTTCGTCAAGGTATGTAGCGTCAGGATGCATCGACGGCGTGGTGCGCATCTGGGATAGCCTGTCTGGGGAGTTGGCCCGCACGTTCAGCGGGCACAGGGATGTCGTGCAGTCACTGACTGTCTCTGCGGACGGCAACTCCATCGTCTCGGCCTCTTCGGACAGGACTGCCCGTGTCTTTGACATTTCCATGTTCAAGTAG
- the LOC106865481 gene encoding uncharacterized protein LOC106865481, with protein MSQPDTAHTAEEQNMERLLEEPAEPALTWEDPELTAQEKVLHGLHLVEFFAGNITEYDPKREDFIYTRFCSFNLAFFDLNEESTAMHGPPLEELLMSEMHLMPSSSVNIISLKIIESDVGYPVDVFGTVIARDEVDYKCVYLFRRGRNDSQRICSPEDMLTLTVPRRGFGVTDTMIFEINLKIRGDTSVDDKDFSKGVIEHCSVQHFTSMRPVAHLLTSWRSTVELLCSQVAWPVGATIKVNIMNGPCDVPFNGKISAWTVGNVHHHIILYEYNGRTGTCSPALIEHDGSIVLARSFVAVPVPSLDNMHHLQEDEEEEEDIVLYVCFISGSNEDERTIVTLRFPEEETVCNNGYYELRVKVSWTTIYYNIY; from the exons ATGTCACAACCGGACACAGCACacacggcggaggagcagaATATGGAGCGGTTATTGGAGGAGCCTGCAGAACCAGCGCTCACATGGGAGGACCCAGAGCTCACGGCACAGGAGAAGGTGCTGCACGGTCTCCACCTTGTTGAATTTTTTGCGGGCA ACATCACTGAGTACGACCCTAAGCGTGAAGATTTCATTTATACCCGCTTCTGCAGCTTCAACTTAGCCTTCTTCGACCTCAATGAAGAAT CTACGGCTATGCATGGGCCGCCGTTGGAGGAGCTACTCATGTCCGAGATGCATCTAATGCCGAGCTCATCGGTTAATATCATTTCGTTGAAGATAATTGAATCGGATGTGGGCTACCCGGTCGACGTGTTTGGAACTGTTATTGCAAGGGATGAGGTCGACTACAAGTGTGTCTATCTCTTCCGTCGTGGAAGGAATGATTCCCAACGCATCTGTTCGCCG GAGGACATGTTAACTTTGACAGTTCCACGTCGAGGGTTTGGTGTAACAGACACAATGATTTTTGAGATAAACCTAAAGATCAGGGGTGACACATCTGTCGATGACAAAGATTTTAGTAAAGGTGTAATTGAACACTGTTCTGTCCAACATTTTACAAGCATGCGACCCGTGGCTCACCTCCTAACTAGCTGGCGGAGCACGGTGGAATTGTTGTGCTCGCAAGTTGCATGGCCCGTGGGAGCGACCATTAAAGTCAATATTATGAATGGACCGTGTGATGTCCCTTTCAACGGCAAAATATCTGCTTGGACTGTTGGAAATGTtcatcatcacatcattctaTACGAATACAATGGTAGAACTGGAACGTGCAGTCCGGCATTAATTGAACACGATGGCTCTATTGTGTTAGCCCGGAGTTTCGTAGCTGTTCCCGTACCATCGTTGGATAACATGCATCATTTacaagaagatgaagaggaagaagaagatattGTTCTCTATGTTTGTTTCATTAGTGGCAGTAACGAGGATGAACGCACGATTGTCACGCTACGATTCCCTGAAGAGGAGACGGTTTGCAACAACGGTTACTATGAGCTGCGGGTGAAGGTTTCTTGGACAACTATCTATTACaatatatattaa